A DNA window from Ignavibacteriota bacterium contains the following coding sequences:
- a CDS encoding T9SS type A sorting domain-containing protein has product ESFDMDQNYPNPFNPTTTIRFAAPERATVRLVVTDLLGREITTLVNGAVDAGVHTATFDAATLESGQYIATITMTGIESGINFSKSIKLSLVK; this is encoded by the coding sequence GAGAGCTTCGACATGGATCAGAACTATCCGAATCCGTTCAACCCGACGACCACGATTCGTTTTGCGGCGCCCGAGCGTGCAACAGTGCGCCTCGTCGTCACGGATCTGCTCGGCCGCGAGATCACGACGCTGGTGAACGGCGCGGTGGACGCGGGTGTACACACGGCAACCTTCGATGCGGCGACGCTCGAGAGCGGCCAGTACATCGCCACGATCACCATGACGGGCATCGAGAGCGGCATCAATTTCTCGAAGTCGATCAAACTCTCGCTCGTGAAATAA
- a CDS encoding right-handed parallel beta-helix repeat-containing protein, translating into MSKLILRLSSMALFALVLSAAALAQPMSGSYTIDPGGSGVTNFTTFNGARNALVANGVSGPVTFTVAAGTYNEMVDLPAITGASSTNTITFDGVNKTTRILTYQHYSYNATFKLNSAKWIVIKNLTIEAYSSAGAYSYAYGYALHFQDNATDNEVMNCNIKATSNPLAYNYYFFPVVMGGWYQYAYGMTSNNYVHHCTMDGGYSSVWIYGTYGNGPTNIRYEYNTMTNGYYYGIYALYTDQLKVKNNYISGSPLNMYGYGVMMQYVNGMEIENNTVLTGYMGLYFWYNNMVGNISRARIVNNMIACNGNYYNYGIYAYYHNNCDFWHNSINVGGGTGVPSYAWMYAFMLYYSTDVDVRNNTIKNSSASTTYNLLWYSYGTTFTGGSNFNYNNWFSSAPTNTYIAYYNGTYYNTVPAFLAASNQPNSINIDPGYVSATDLHMDNNRRLVRKGTALGVANDLDGDPRNPTTPSIGADEGCYVPDGGIAFEMTDQSGNPVQYYNVPGTVYVKYSISYPLSQQVNAQLTARFYTVGPNPQLVATHSWAATKPANQVLNGIQPITLSLSPGFYRIELVFNTMNTCNLYGDEYLYGLTMLLNQGQTPCIVWPGDVNNDGLVNYGDRRALNTYITNANLRSTWLSGPARYRLDFATNPFTYYKWEGQTSVPWQTAEGCYMDSDGNGMINSFDNLAIKLNWMKTHGIPKDGSQAFSATNFDLDQNYPNPFNPSTMLRFSAPERSQVRLVVTDVLGRTITTLVNGAVEAGVHTVPFDATTLESGQYIATITMTGIESNLSFSKTIKMTLVK; encoded by the coding sequence ATGTCGAAACTGATTTTGCGCTTGAGTTCCATGGCGCTGTTCGCCCTTGTGCTCTCAGCGGCCGCGCTGGCGCAGCCGATGAGCGGCAGTTACACCATCGATCCTGGTGGATCGGGAGTCACAAATTTCACCACTTTCAACGGCGCGCGTAACGCGCTTGTGGCAAACGGTGTGAGTGGCCCCGTCACATTTACGGTTGCCGCCGGAACGTATAACGAGATGGTCGATCTCCCTGCGATCACCGGTGCGTCGTCCACAAACACCATCACCTTTGATGGGGTGAACAAGACCACGCGCATTTTGACCTATCAGCATTACAGCTACAACGCCACGTTCAAGCTGAACAGCGCGAAGTGGATCGTCATCAAAAACCTCACCATCGAGGCCTATTCCAGTGCGGGAGCATACAGCTACGCCTACGGCTACGCTCTGCATTTTCAGGACAACGCCACCGACAACGAGGTGATGAACTGCAACATCAAGGCAACGTCCAACCCCCTCGCGTACAACTACTATTTCTTCCCGGTAGTGATGGGCGGATGGTACCAGTACGCCTATGGCATGACCTCAAACAACTACGTCCATCACTGCACCATGGACGGCGGATATTCGAGCGTCTGGATTTACGGCACGTACGGCAACGGTCCGACGAACATTCGTTATGAGTACAACACCATGACGAACGGGTACTATTACGGCATTTACGCGCTGTACACCGACCAGTTGAAGGTGAAGAATAACTACATCAGCGGCAGCCCGTTGAACATGTACGGTTACGGCGTGATGATGCAGTATGTGAACGGTATGGAAATTGAGAACAACACCGTCCTTACCGGGTACATGGGCCTGTATTTCTGGTACAACAACATGGTGGGCAACATCAGCCGCGCGCGCATTGTGAACAACATGATCGCCTGCAACGGCAACTACTACAACTACGGCATCTACGCCTATTACCATAACAATTGCGACTTCTGGCACAACAGCATCAACGTGGGCGGCGGCACCGGAGTGCCGAGTTACGCGTGGATGTACGCCTTCATGCTGTACTACAGCACCGACGTCGACGTCCGTAACAACACGATCAAGAACAGCTCCGCCTCGACCACATACAATCTCCTGTGGTATTCATACGGAACAACCTTCACTGGCGGCAGCAACTTCAACTACAACAACTGGTTTAGCTCGGCTCCAACAAACACGTATATCGCGTACTACAACGGCACGTACTACAACACAGTGCCGGCCTTCCTCGCGGCCTCGAATCAGCCGAATTCCATCAACATCGATCCGGGTTATGTCAGCGCGACCGACCTGCACATGGACAACAACCGCCGCCTCGTGCGCAAGGGCACGGCTCTGGGTGTGGCCAACGACCTCGATGGTGACCCGCGCAATCCGACTACACCGTCCATCGGCGCGGACGAAGGATGCTACGTGCCCGATGGCGGCATCGCTTTTGAGATGACGGACCAAAGCGGTAATCCGGTGCAGTATTACAACGTCCCCGGTACAGTGTACGTGAAATATTCGATCAGCTACCCGCTCTCACAGCAGGTCAACGCCCAGCTCACCGCGCGCTTCTACACTGTCGGTCCTAATCCGCAGCTTGTTGCGACTCACTCGTGGGCGGCAACCAAACCCGCAAATCAGGTGTTGAACGGCATTCAACCCATCACACTCAGCCTCTCGCCGGGATTCTACCGCATTGAATTGGTGTTCAACACGATGAACACGTGCAACCTGTACGGCGATGAGTATCTGTATGGTCTCACCATGCTCCTCAACCAGGGCCAGACCCCGTGTATCGTTTGGCCGGGCGACGTGAATAACGACGGTCTGGTGAACTACGGCGATCGCAGGGCGCTCAATACCTATATAACCAATGCGAACCTTCGCTCGACGTGGTTGAGCGGTCCAGCACGCTATCGTCTGGACTTCGCGACCAATCCGTTTACGTATTACAAGTGGGAAGGTCAGACGTCTGTGCCGTGGCAGACCGCCGAAGGTTGCTACATGGACAGCGATGGCAACGGCATGATCAACAGCTTCGACAATCTTGCGATCAAGCTGAATTGGATGAAGACTCACGGCATTCCGAAAGACGGCAGCCAGGCATTCTCGGCTACGAACTTCGATCTCGATCAGAATTATCCGAATCCCTTCAATCCTTCGACGATGCTCCGCTTCAGCGCCCCCGAGCGCAGCCAGGTGCGTCTCGTCGTGACCGACGTGCTCGGCCGCACCATAACCACGCTCGTCAATGGCGCGGTGGAAGCCGGCGTGCATACTGTTCCTTTCGATGCGACCACACTCGAAAGCGGTCAGTACATCGCGACTATCACAATGACCGGCATCGAGAGCAATCTGAGCTTCTCGAAGACCATCAAGATGACGCTCGTCAAATAA
- a CDS encoding 4Fe-4S binding protein translates to MYIPSLFTRKGPRVLLIQIKDDACDFCGCCVGVCPEDAIELQEARITLIEDRCTNCAKCVWVCPFEALIFLKPGAGVLPEAGK, encoded by the coding sequence ATGTATATTCCTTCGTTATTCACACGGAAAGGACCACGAGTGCTGTTGATACAGATCAAGGACGATGCCTGCGATTTTTGCGGATGCTGCGTGGGTGTCTGTCCCGAAGACGCAATCGAACTGCAGGAAGCGCGCATTACACTGATTGAGGATCGTTGCACCAACTGTGCAAAGTGTGTGTGGGTGTGTCCCTTCGAGGCGCTCATCTTTTTGAAACCTGGCGCCGGGGTTTTGCCGGAGGCCGGAAAATGA
- a CDS encoding NAD(P)/FAD-dependent oxidoreductase: MSPVWDVIIVGAGPAGSTLARTVAAAGYSVLMLEKDRDIGMPVRCGEAVSDTSLRELVDVDPRWIASTIRRFRLIAPDGNMVEPDLGGHGYVLERRIFDYDLARLASEAGAVVRTKSYVDALVPGEDGFAGVRVKGNNGATIERARIIVGADGVESRVGRWAGLRTETRLRDMECCAQMTLSNIPVEDDACDFYFGQSVAPMGYLWVFPKGRNTANVGLGISGMAAKKRSPLSYLQDFVARTYPQAGILTTVAGGVPCAATLESVVSRNVVLVGDAAHQVNPVSGGGITSGMRAARLAGEAVIAALRENSPQRLGDYQRQWDKGYGAKHRMYYRIKEAVHGYSDETLNRIAAGVLALKPEKRTIWGVFRVALTRNPALIWDMVRVFGLTSFDDDA, from the coding sequence ATGAGCCCTGTGTGGGACGTCATCATCGTGGGAGCAGGACCTGCGGGAAGCACGCTCGCGCGCACCGTTGCCGCAGCGGGCTATTCCGTTCTTATGCTCGAAAAGGATCGCGACATCGGCATGCCGGTGCGTTGCGGCGAAGCAGTCAGCGATACCAGTCTGCGCGAACTTGTTGATGTGGACCCGCGCTGGATCGCGTCTACCATCCGCCGCTTTCGCCTCATCGCCCCGGACGGAAACATGGTGGAGCCGGATCTTGGCGGACACGGATATGTTCTGGAACGCAGAATATTCGACTACGACCTCGCTCGCCTCGCGAGCGAAGCCGGCGCGGTCGTACGAACAAAATCGTACGTCGATGCGCTGGTCCCCGGTGAGGACGGCTTCGCGGGCGTCCGCGTTAAGGGGAACAACGGCGCGACCATCGAACGCGCACGCATCATTGTCGGTGCCGACGGGGTAGAGTCACGCGTCGGTCGCTGGGCGGGACTACGTACCGAGACACGCCTCCGCGACATGGAGTGTTGCGCACAAATGACACTCTCCAATATCCCTGTTGAGGACGACGCCTGCGATTTTTATTTCGGCCAATCCGTCGCGCCCATGGGCTACCTGTGGGTATTCCCGAAGGGACGGAACACGGCAAATGTCGGACTCGGGATCAGCGGCATGGCGGCAAAAAAACGGAGTCCTTTGTCCTATTTACAGGACTTTGTCGCCCGCACGTACCCGCAGGCGGGCATACTGACAACGGTCGCCGGAGGGGTTCCCTGCGCTGCGACACTCGAGTCGGTCGTGTCCCGCAATGTGGTGCTGGTTGGTGATGCTGCGCATCAGGTAAACCCCGTCTCGGGAGGAGGTATCACATCAGGCATGCGTGCGGCACGTCTGGCAGGCGAGGCCGTGATAGCAGCGCTGCGCGAGAACTCACCGCAGCGCCTTGGCGATTATCAGCGCCAATGGGACAAGGGGTACGGAGCAAAACATCGGATGTATTACCGCATCAAGGAAGCCGTCCATGGCTATTCCGATGAAACGTTGAACCGCATCGCGGCTGGAGTCCTCGCCTTGAAGCCCGAGAAAAGGACGATCTGGGGAGTTTTCCGCGTGGCGCTGACGCGGAATCCCGCGCTGATATGGGACATGGTGCGTGTGTTCGGTTTGACATCCTTCGACGACGACGCATGA
- the hemL gene encoding glutamate-1-semialdehyde 2,1-aminomutase: MKSIDTSRRLFEQARTLIPGGVNSPVRAFRAVGGQPIFFKSASGAILTDVDGNEYIDYIGSWGPFILGHGHPRVREALHAQLDRATSFGAPTELENELASRIISLVPSIEMVRMVNSGTEATLSAIRLARAATGREKILKFEGCYHGHGDSFLIKAGSGVATLGLPDSPGVTTSIARDTLTARFNDIASVEALVEAHRGEIACVILEPVVGNMGCVPPDEGFLESMRTLCTREGILLIFDEVMTGFRVARGGAQELFRITPDITTLGKIIGGGLPVGAYGGRKDLMELVAPAGPMYQAGTLSGNPLAMTAGLATLEVLAEDGVYELLEQRASALCAGIQHHLDALGLPYVTNRVGSMFTLFFKDGVVRNWDDARASDTAAFGRWFSAMLERGIYLAPSQFEAAFLSLAHDDSILERTIHAAGESLALVARTSN; this comes from the coding sequence ATGAAATCCATCGACACTTCGCGACGTCTCTTTGAACAAGCCCGCACTCTGATCCCCGGCGGAGTAAACTCGCCCGTGCGCGCCTTTCGCGCCGTCGGCGGCCAGCCCATTTTTTTTAAATCCGCATCGGGGGCCATCCTCACCGACGTCGATGGGAACGAGTACATCGATTACATCGGGAGTTGGGGTCCTTTCATCCTCGGCCATGGACATCCGAGAGTCCGCGAAGCGCTTCATGCACAGCTCGACCGCGCGACCAGTTTCGGCGCTCCGACGGAGCTGGAAAACGAACTCGCTTCGCGTATCATCTCCCTTGTTCCCTCCATCGAGATGGTGCGTATGGTGAACTCGGGGACAGAGGCAACACTCTCGGCAATCCGCCTGGCGCGCGCAGCCACAGGCCGCGAAAAGATTCTGAAATTTGAAGGATGTTATCACGGTCACGGGGACTCCTTCCTGATCAAGGCGGGTTCCGGAGTTGCAACACTGGGACTCCCCGATTCGCCCGGCGTCACCACATCAATTGCGCGTGATACTCTCACCGCGCGTTTCAACGACATCGCCTCCGTCGAAGCCCTCGTCGAGGCGCATCGCGGGGAGATCGCCTGTGTCATTTTGGAACCTGTTGTCGGAAACATGGGATGTGTTCCGCCGGACGAAGGATTTCTAGAAAGCATGCGCACGCTCTGCACACGCGAGGGGATACTCCTGATTTTCGACGAGGTTATGACCGGCTTCCGTGTCGCGCGAGGCGGAGCGCAGGAACTGTTCCGCATCACTCCCGATATTACCACTCTCGGAAAAATCATCGGCGGCGGCCTGCCAGTGGGCGCGTATGGCGGACGAAAGGATCTGATGGAACTTGTCGCCCCGGCAGGACCGATGTACCAGGCAGGAACGCTCTCCGGCAATCCTCTGGCCATGACCGCGGGTCTCGCGACACTCGAGGTGCTTGCAGAAGATGGCGTATATGAACTCCTGGAACAGCGCGCATCGGCGCTCTGTGCGGGAATACAACACCACCTCGACGCACTCGGTCTGCCCTATGTCACGAACCGCGTCGGTTCGATGTTCACCCTGTTTTTTAAGGATGGGGTTGTCCGGAATTGGGACGACGCGCGCGCCTCTGATACTGCCGCCTTCGGCCGCTGGTTCTCAGCCATGCTCGAACGCGGGATCTACCTCGCGCCGTCACAATTCGAAGCGGCATTCCTGTCGCTCGCGCACGATGATTCCATCCTCGAGCGCACGATACACGCCGCAGGAGAATCACTCGCCCTTGTCGCACGCACCTCGAACTGA
- a CDS encoding UTP--glucose-1-phosphate uridylyltransferase → MRGAHVAAPAIATFRRQFLALAAGATGMLGGDDITPVRSVPDYQELAAPPEEESRGLLNRFAVIKLNGGLGTSMGLERAKSLIEVKNGLSFLDLIARQILHRRKSYGMSLPILFMDSYNTQNDTLAALSRYPDLGSVVPLSFLQNKVPKILAADLTPAEHPRVPELGWCPPGHGDIYTTMKSTGVLDALIRSGIRYAFVSNADNLGAALDPAIAAHMSRNGIEFLMEVADRTPADKKGGHLAQLRDGRLTLRESAQCPPAERDAFEDVTVHRYFNTNNVWIDLFALDHLLDQHGGTVPLPLIRNTKTLDPRDPTSPQVIQPESAMGAAISLFGKAAALRVPRSRFAPVKTTDDLVAVRSDAYAMTEDYHIVPSKDIPVVVSLDPRYYRVLQQLDERFPFGPPSLIQCTEFQVHGDVVFGAGITVSGTTHIHAPEGSRLLIPDGTHLS, encoded by the coding sequence ATGCGCGGCGCTCACGTTGCAGCTCCTGCTATTGCCACATTTCGCAGGCAGTTCCTTGCGCTCGCTGCGGGCGCGACAGGGATGCTCGGAGGAGATGACATAACACCCGTTCGCTCCGTTCCCGATTATCAAGAACTCGCCGCTCCTCCCGAAGAAGAAAGCCGAGGTCTGCTCAATCGATTCGCCGTGATAAAGCTCAATGGCGGACTCGGGACAAGCATGGGACTCGAACGGGCGAAAAGTCTCATCGAAGTCAAAAACGGCTTATCGTTTCTTGATCTCATCGCGCGACAGATTTTGCATCGGCGAAAGTCATACGGCATGTCCCTGCCGATTCTGTTTATGGACTCCTACAACACGCAGAACGACACACTCGCCGCACTTTCCCGGTATCCGGACCTTGGGTCCGTCGTGCCTCTCTCCTTTCTGCAGAACAAAGTTCCAAAAATTCTCGCCGCGGACCTCACCCCCGCCGAGCACCCGCGTGTGCCTGAACTTGGATGGTGCCCTCCTGGACATGGCGATATCTACACCACGATGAAATCGACCGGTGTGCTCGATGCACTTATTCGATCGGGCATTCGATACGCCTTTGTGTCCAACGCGGATAATTTAGGTGCCGCGCTTGATCCCGCAATCGCCGCCCACATGAGCAGAAACGGCATCGAATTTCTTATGGAGGTTGCAGACCGGACTCCCGCCGATAAAAAGGGCGGTCATCTGGCACAGTTGCGCGATGGCCGGCTGACCCTTCGCGAATCCGCTCAATGCCCCCCAGCGGAACGTGACGCGTTCGAGGACGTGACTGTGCACCGCTACTTCAATACCAACAATGTGTGGATCGACCTGTTCGCGCTCGACCACCTCCTCGATCAGCATGGCGGCACCGTTCCGCTTCCGCTTATCCGCAATACAAAGACGCTCGACCCGCGGGATCCAACATCACCGCAGGTGATTCAACCCGAATCGGCAATGGGCGCTGCAATATCGCTGTTCGGAAAAGCGGCCGCACTGCGTGTTCCGCGATCCCGATTCGCTCCTGTGAAGACCACCGACGACTTGGTCGCCGTACGCTCGGATGCCTACGCTATGACCGAGGACTATCATATCGTTCCCTCAAAAGACATCCCCGTTGTTGTGTCTCTCGATCCGCGGTATTACCGCGTGTTGCAACAACTCGATGAACGATTCCCGTTTGGACCGCCCTCGCTAATCCAGTGCACTGAATTTCAGGTTCACGGTGACGTGGTGTTCGGCGCAGGCATTACCGTGAGCGGGACCACGCATATTCACGCGCCTGAGGGTTCCCGTCTGCTTATCCCGGATGGAACACATCTGTCGTGA